From the Terriglobia bacterium genome, the window TCCCATTCCCGAAGACCACCCCCAGAAGCCCATCAATCCCTATGGCAAATCCAAGCTGGTCTTCGAACAGATTCTCGCTGACTACGCCCAGTACACCGGCCTGCAGTATGTCGTCCTGCGCTATTTCAATGCCGCCGGCGCCTCCCCCGCCCTCGGCGAGGCCCATCGCGAGGAAACCCACCTCATTCCCCGCGTGCTCGCCGCCGCCGCCGGCGACATCCCCTGCGTCGAGGTCTTCGGTACCGACTATCCCACGCCCGACGGTACCTGCGTCCGCGACTACGTGCACATCCTGGACATTGCCGAGGCTCACGTCCTGGCCCTCGAATCCATCGCCCGCGTCACCGGCAACGCCTTCAATGTCGGCAACAGCCGCGGCTATTCCATCCTCGAAGTCATCGAAGCCGCCCGCCGCATCACCGGCCGGCCCATTCCCCACAAGCTCTCCCCGCGCCGTCCCGGCGACCCCGCTGTGCTCGTGGCCAGCGCCGAAAAGCTTCGCCGCGAGCTGCACTGGGAGCCCCGGCACTCCTCGCTCGAAAATATCGTGGAAACCGCCTGGCGCTGGAAGCTGGCCCATCCCCATGGCTATCCGGAGTAGGGAACAGGCCGGGGAATTTTCTAGTCGAACATCCGGTACCGGAAGATGAACCACAGCGCCTGCAGCCCGTCGCGCCAGGTGATTTTCTTGCCTTCCTCGTACGTCCGCCCCGCATAGGTAATCGGCACTTCGTACACGCGCCAGTTGCCTTTGGCGATCTTCGCCGTGATCTCCGGCTCGAACCCGAAGCGGTTGGAACGCAGCCGGATGCCCGCCAGGACCTCTCGCCGGAAGACCTTGTAGCAGGTCTCCATGTCCGTCAGCTTCAGGTTGGTCAGCATGTCCGAAAGCAGCGTCAGCGCCTTGTTGGCCACGTAATGCCAGAAGTAGTGCACGCGTTGCGGCCCGCCCAGAAACCGCGACCCGTAGACCACGTCTGCGCGCCCGTCCAGGAGCGGCTCCAGCAGCTTCGGATAATCGCGCGGGTCGTATTCCAGGTCCGCGTCCTGCACCAGCACGATCTCCCCGCGCGCCTCGGCAAAGCCCCGCCGCAGCGCCGCGCCCTTTCCCTGATTCTTCTCCTGAAAGATAAAGCGCAGATCCTGTAGCGGAATGGCCTCGCGGCCGTCCTGTGCCTCCACCGCGGCCGCGCCCTGCGCCTGCCGCGCCTGCATCTTCTCCAGAATCTGCCGCGTCCCGTCCGTCGAGCAATCGTCCACCACCACCACTTCCTTGCGCTGCGGCGTTTCCAGCACGCGGCGCAGAATCTCTTCGATGGTGCCCTTTTCGTTGTAAACGGGAATGACCACGGAAACGGTCGGATCGATCAACGCGGCGGGATTGTAGCGTGGCGCAGTCATAATGAAGCGAGAATTGTAGCGGTCCGCCCGCCGGAGAGTAAAGAAATCTCCCGGCCGCGTGTTTCGCCCCGCGCACCTCTCGGCCGGCTTTGCCCGCCGCACCTCGCCCGGGTATCCTACCAAGTGTGACCGCGAAGCGGTCATCGCCTTTCCCCGGGAACGCTCCGGGCTACGCACCATGGCCACTTTCTACATCGAACAGTTCGGCTGCCGCGCCACCCAGGCGGACGCCGCGGCCATCGCGCGCCAGTTGTGTGAGCAAGGCTGCTCCCCCGCCGCCGATGCCGCCGCCGCCGTGGTCATCGTGAACACCTGCACGGTCACCGCCGCGGCCGATGCCCAGGCCCGCGACGCCATCCGCTCCATTCATCGCCGCAATCCCGCCGCGCGCATTATCGTCACCGGCTGCTACGCCCAGCGCGCTCCCGAAGATCTCGCCGCGCTCCCCGGCGTCCACTGGGTCGTTGGCAATTCCCACAAGCCGGAAATCCCGCGCCTCGCCGCCAGTCTCGCTTCGGCTCCCCAGCCTCCCGCGGCCGCGCCTGCCTGTGACGGCGCGTTTCTTCCCCTCGCGCAGCTCCTTCCGCAGCCCCCCGCGCACAGCCCCGCCCAGATCCTCACCGGCAGCATCCTCGATGAGAGCGGCATGCTCGTCGCTCCCGTCTTCGGCGGGGAACCCGGCCCCGATGGCAGCGGGGCCGGCCACACCCGCCCCATCTTGAAGATTCAGGACGGCTGCAACAGCCGCTGCTCGTTCTGCGTGATCCCCTTCGTGCGCGGCCGCAGCCGCAGCCTCCCGCCCGCCGCCGTCCTCGAGGAAATCCGCAAGCTGGCCGCGGCGGGCTATCGCGAGGTCGTTCTCAGCGGCATCAATCTCGGCGCCTACGGCCGCGATCTCTCTCCGCGCGTCGAATTCCTCGGCCTCCTGCGGCAGATCCTCTCCGCAACCCCCCTCGAGCGTCTGCGCGTCAGTTCCATCGAGCCGCTCGACGTCACCGAGGAGCTCATCGCCCTCGTCGCCTCCACCGCGCGCCTCGCCCAGCACTTCCACATCCCGCTGCAGTCCGGCTCCGACCGCATCCTGGCCGCCATGCACCGCTGGTACCGCGCCGAGCACTATGCCATGCGCGTCCGGCGCATCCACGAGCGCCTCCCGCACGCCGCTCTCGGCGCCGACGTCATCACCGGTTTTCCCGGCGAAACCCAGGACGACCACGCCGCCACCCTGGCTTTCCTCCGCGGCCTCCCCTTCACCTATCTCCACGTTTTCTCTTATTCGCCGCGCCCCGGCACGCACGCCGCCGCGCTCCCCGGCCACGTCCCCGCCGCTGTCATCAAGCGCCGCGCCCGCGAACTCCGCGCCCTCGGCGAAGAAAAAGCTGCCGCCTTTCGCCGCTTCCAGCTCGGCCGCGCCCTGCGCGTCCTCACCCTCCATCGCGCCGAAGACGCCGCCCCCGGCGCTACCCCTGCCATCTCCACCAACTACTTGCGCGTCCGCGTCCCCGGCGACTGGCCCTCCAATCACTGGCTCGATGTCCGGATAATGAGCGAAGAAGGGAACTGCCTGCTGGCGGAAACTGTGGGAAAGCCTGCCTCTGCTGCGTCCTACCCCTCGAAGATCACCTGCGCCAGCGCCTGAGCCGCGGTGTGCGTGAGGCTCAGCGCGATGTGCTTCACCCCCAGCTCGTCCGCGATCGTGCGCGCCGCCCCGTGCAGTTCCAGCGACGGCTTCCCGCCCTTCTGCCGCGCCACTTCGATGTCCGTCCAGTGGATCCCCCGCCGCCAGCCCGTCCCCAGCGCTTTCATCGCCGCTTCCTTGACCGCGAAGCGCCCCGCGTAGCGCTCGTACTTGTTGCGGTACCTCTCGCAGTACGCTCGCTCCGCCGGCGTGTAAATCCGCCGCAGAAACGTCTCCCCATGCCGCTCGATCGCCGTTCGCACTCGCTCCACTTCCGCTATGTCCACGCCCAGTCCGACGATCACGCCGCCTCCTGCCGCCCCGCCCGCTTCCGCACGAGCAGAATTGCTCTCCCCGATTTCAGCCCGCCACCGCTCTGCGATTATACTGGTAAGCCTGTGCCCACAGCCAAAAGACAATCCGAGCGGCGCTCGCCCGCCCGCAGCGCCAAGACCGCGCCGGTCTCCCCGCCTTGGAAGCTCCTCGCCAGGGGCAGCGTGCGTGTTCTGCGCGCCGCGCCGTTCGATAAAATTCCCTGGCTCGTCCACGGCTTCAGCACCCGCCCCGGCGGCGTCAGCACACTTGTCGACCGCTCTGCGGTCGCACGTGAAGCCGACCGCTCTGCGGTCGCACGTGAGAAAGACGAGCGTGTCTTGAATCTCGGCTTTACCGACTGGGACACCCGCGAAAACGTCATCGAAAACCGCAAGCGCTTCCTCCGCGCCGCGGATGCCGCCGCGATGCCCCTCGTGTCCCTGCGCCAGTTCCATTCCGACGTCATCCGCCTCTTCGACGCCGCCCCGCCCGAGCCCTGCCGCGGCGACGCCTCCGCCACCGATCGTCCCGGCCTGCTTCTCGCCGTGCAGACCGCCGACTGCGTGCCCATCCTTCTCGCGGACACCCGCCGCCGCGCCGTCGCCGCCGTGCACGCCGGCTGGCGCGGGACC encodes:
- the galE gene encoding UDP-glucose 4-epimerase GalE, coding for MNILVTGAAGYIGSVCAEVLLARGMRVVALDNLQEGHRAAVPPQAAFVHADLANRPDLDRVFAQHRFDAVMHFAGEALVAKSMREPSTFFAANVACGVNLLDAMVRHGVAQFIFSSTAATYGEPQIVPIPEDHPQKPINPYGKSKLVFEQILADYAQYTGLQYVVLRYFNAAGASPALGEAHREETHLIPRVLAAAAGDIPCVEVFGTDYPTPDGTCVRDYVHILDIAEAHVLALESIARVTGNAFNVGNSRGYSILEVIEAARRITGRPIPHKLSPRRPGDPAVLVASAEKLRRELHWEPRHSSLENIVETAWRWKLAHPHGYPE
- a CDS encoding glycosyltransferase family 2 protein; amino-acid sequence: MTAPRYNPAALIDPTVSVVIPVYNEKGTIEEILRRVLETPQRKEVVVVDDCSTDGTRQILEKMQARQAQGAAAVEAQDGREAIPLQDLRFIFQEKNQGKGAALRRGFAEARGEIVLVQDADLEYDPRDYPKLLEPLLDGRADVVYGSRFLGGPQRVHYFWHYVANKALTLLSDMLTNLKLTDMETCYKVFRREVLAGIRLRSNRFGFEPEITAKIAKGNWRVYEVPITYAGRTYEEGKKITWRDGLQALWFIFRYRMFD
- the mtaB gene encoding tRNA (N(6)-L-threonylcarbamoyladenosine(37)-C(2))-methylthiotransferase MtaB, which encodes MFRPAHLSAGFARRTSPGYPTKCDREAVIAFPRERSGLRTMATFYIEQFGCRATQADAAAIARQLCEQGCSPAADAAAAVVIVNTCTVTAAADAQARDAIRSIHRRNPAARIIVTGCYAQRAPEDLAALPGVHWVVGNSHKPEIPRLAASLASAPQPPAAAPACDGAFLPLAQLLPQPPAHSPAQILTGSILDESGMLVAPVFGGEPGPDGSGAGHTRPILKIQDGCNSRCSFCVIPFVRGRSRSLPPAAVLEEIRKLAAAGYREVVLSGINLGAYGRDLSPRVEFLGLLRQILSATPLERLRVSSIEPLDVTEELIALVASTARLAQHFHIPLQSGSDRILAAMHRWYRAEHYAMRVRRIHERLPHAALGADVITGFPGETQDDHAATLAFLRGLPFTYLHVFSYSPRPGTHAAALPGHVPAAVIKRRARELRALGEEKAAAFRRFQLGRALRVLTLHRAEDAAPGATPAISTNYLRVRVPGDWPSNHWLDVRIMSEEGNCLLAETVGKPASAASYPSKITCASA
- a CDS encoding holo-ACP synthase is translated as MIVGLGVDIAEVERVRTAIERHGETFLRRIYTPAERAYCERYRNKYERYAGRFAVKEAAMKALGTGWRRGIHWTDIEVARQKGGKPSLELHGAARTIADELGVKHIALSLTHTAAQALAQVIFEG
- the pgeF gene encoding peptidoglycan editing factor PgeF, translating into MPLDRRSHSLHFRYVHAQSDDHAASCRPARFRTSRIALPDFSPPPLCDYTGKPVPTAKRQSERRSPARSAKTAPVSPPWKLLARGSVRVLRAAPFDKIPWLVHGFSTRPGGVSTLVDRSAVAREADRSAVAREKDERVLNLGFTDWDTRENVIENRKRFLRAADAAAMPLVSLRQFHSDVIRLFDAAPPEPCRGDASATDRPGLLLAVQTADCVPILLADTRRRAVAAVHAGWRGTLRRIVQKTVGRMRMEYGTRPEDLVAALGPAIGGCCYEVGTEVARDFSSQFARAAEWFDELRTGDEPNPLQWMNMMPPGHQPPPKNVLLDLRQANRAQLLDAGLPEKNIFVSGLCTACRTDLFFSYRKEGPQSGRLMAVIGIREDSRRKAKS